CGTACACGCTCACCGCCGGGCCGAACAGGACGAGGGCCTGGTCGACGACGTGGCTGCCCAGGTCGTAGAGGAGGCCGCCGATCTCCTCCGGGTCGCCGGACTCGCGCCAGCCGCCCTTCGGCCGCGGCCGCCACCGCTCGAAGCGGGACTCGAAGCGCCATACGTCGCCGAGCTCACCGCCGTCGAGCAGCGCGCGCAGCGTACGGAAGTCGTTGTCCCAGCGGCGGTTCTGGAAGACGGACAGGAGCAGCCCGCGCTCGTCGGCGAGGGCCGCCAGCTCACGCGCCTCGGCGGCCGTGCCGGCGATCGGCTTGTCGACGACGGCCGGCAGACCCGCCTTGAGGGCGGCGGTCGCGAGCGCCACGTGGGTCTTGTTGGGGGAGGCGATGACGATCAGGTCGAGCTCGTCCGCCCGGTCCCACAGCTCGTCGGCGGAGGCCGCGCAGCGCAGGTCGTCGCCGAACTCGGCGCGGGCCTGTGCCTGGCGCTCGGGGTTCGACGTCACGACCGTGTCGAGGACGAGGCCCTCGGTGGCGGCGATCAGCGGGGCGTGGAAGACGGAGCCCGCGAGGCCGTACCCGATGAGGCCGACGCGGAGCGGGGAGCCCGGGGAGGGGCGCGTGGGTCCTGTACCAGTCATGCTCTCCACTTAAGCAACGGTGTTGCCAAAGTGCAAGCGGTCGGGACAATGGGGGCGTGAAGTCGTACGTGCACAGGGAAAACTCAGGCGTGAACCTGCCGGCGCTGCGCGGGCACAACGCGGCGCTCGTACTCGATCTGCTGCGGGCCGCGGGCGGGACCGGCATCAGCCGCCTGGAGCTCGCCGAGCGCACCGGGCTCACGCCGCAGGCGGTCAGCAAGATCACGGCGCGGCTGCGGGCGGAGGGTCTCGCGGCGGAGGCGGGCCGTCGCGCCTCGACGGGCGGCAAGCCCCGTACGGTGCTGCGCCTCGTGCCCGGCGCGGGCCACGCGGTCGGCCTCCACCTGGACAGGGACGAGCTGACGGCCGTCCTCGTGGACCTGACCGGCACGGTCGTCGCCGAACGCCGCGCCCCGCTCGCCTTCGGCGCGGGGGCGCGGGCGGTCGTGGAGGCGGCGGCCGGTGAGGTGCGGGAGCTGCTGGACGCGGCGGGGCGTGGTGAGGGCGCCGGGCCGGTCTCCGGGGTCGGGGTCGCGCTGCCCGGCCCGCTCGACCACGTGGAGGGGGTGCTGCACCGGGTCACCGGGTTTCCGGAGTGGGACGGGTTCCCTCTGCGGGACGCGCTCGAGGAACGGCTCGGGCTGCCGGTCACGGTCGACAAGGACACGAACGCCGCGGCGCTCGGCCTCGCTCTCGCGGGCGCCGCGGACTCCTTCGCGTACGTCCATCTGGGTACGGGGCTCGGCGCCGGCCTCGTGCTCGGCGGGGCCGTCCACCGCGGGGCGCGCACGGGGGCGGGGGAGTTCGGGCACCAGGTGCTCCAGCTGGACGGGCCGCGGTGCGAGTGCGGGGACCGGGGGTGCGTGGAGGCGCTCTGCCTCGCCGCGGTCGCGCGGGGCGAGGTCGAGGAGGCGGCGCGGGTGCTCGGCACGGCCGCGGGGAACCTCGTCGGGCTCCTCGACATCGACCGCGTGCTGCTCGGGGGGCGGACGGTGTTCGCGGCGGAGGACGTCTTCGTACGCGGGGTGGGGGCGGTCGTCGCGGAACGGGTCCGGCGCGGGGGCGGGAGAGGGGGCGGAGGAGCGGACGGGGGCGCGGACGGGGGTGCGGACGGGGCGACCCAGGGTCCCGTGCCGGTGCCGGTGAGTCTTGCTCCCGGTGGGGAGCGGGCCGTCGCGGAGGGCGCGGCGCAGCTCGTCCTCGCGCCCGTCTTCGGCCGCGCGGACGTGGCCTTTCCCGCGCGCCGCGGGGGCCGGGGCTGAGCGCAACCGGCCGAGCGGGGAATCTCGCCTGATCGAGGGGACTCCGGCGGGCCGATCGGGCCTAACGGGCGGTGGCGGGACGGCCGGGGCGGGGGCGCGTGACAGGGTCTCAGCCCACGACGACGGGCCCACTCCATGGTCCCGCTCCGGCTCCCGTCCCGCGCTCGCTCCCGTCCCGCTCCGGCTTCCGTCCCGCTCCCGCTCGCGCTCTCCCGCTCTCGCTTCCGCCCCACGCCGGTGCCGGTCCCCACGTCCCCCTCCCGCTCCCGGCACCCGCTCAGCAAAGGTCCCGCATGCGCTTCCGCAGTTCCCTCGTCCTCGGCATCGCCGCCACGGTCGTCGCCCTGGCGCCCGCCACCGCCGCCGGGCTGCCCGACGTGCCCGACGCGGCCGGCGAGGGCGGGGCGGCGATGAGCAGCCGAGGGGCAGCCGTCCGCCAGGCCGCCGACCACCCCACCTGCACCTCCGCGGACGCCGCCGAGTTCCCCCTCGTCACCCGCATCCATCCGGGGCCCGGCGCCTACGAGGCCGGCGGGGAGCCGCAGGACTGGACGCTGGACATCAGCAACTCGACCGACGGGACGTGCGGCGACATCCACCCCGTCCTCGTACTCGTCGACCAGGAACGGACGTTGAAGCCCCGGCAGGTGCGGCTGGAGTTCGCGGACGGGGCACGGTGGCGGGAGGTCCGTTTCCAGCGGACCGGGCAGGGCGAGAACGTCGGCGTCTTCGATGACGGGTTCCCCGGGTTCACGGTCGGACCCGGCCGTACCGTCACCGTCGAGGTCCGTCTCTCCTTCACCCCCGACGCCGAGCCCGACCACGTGGTGGCGTCCGCCGCGCTCGTCCAGCGCAGGGACGACGACGGCGACTGGGTCGGCGCCTCCAACGACTACCCCTTCGACATCGTCCCCGAAGGCACGGCCGTCCCCGCCGAGTCCGGGTCCCCCTCCGCCGCACGGCTCCAGGAGCTCGCCGAGACGGGGACCGGCACCACGCTGGGCATCGGCATTGCATCGGGCGCCGTCCTCCTCGGTGTCGGCGCGCTCACCGTGGGGGCGCGTCGGCTGCGCGCAGGGAAGCGGTGAGACCGGGCCCCCAACTCCCCGCGCCACCCCGCGTTCACCCGCCCGTTCACGTCCGTCTGCGAACATCCCCGGGTGGACAACCTCACCCCCGAACCCCCCGCCCACCTGCTGACGCAGGCACCCGGCGCGCCCATCCGGTCCGGCATTCCCGAGCACGGGCGCATCCCGAAGTACTACGCCGTGAAGGCCAGGATCGCGGGGCTCATCGAGGAGTTGGGGGACGGGCAGACGCTGCCCACCGAGCGCGACCTCGCCGAGCGGTACGAGGTGGCGCGCGAGACCGTGCGGCAGGCGTTGCGGGAACTGCTCCTGGAGGGGCGGCTCCGCAGGCAGGGGCGCGGCACCGTCGTCGCGGGGCCCAAGCTGGAGCAGCCGCTGTCGCTCGCGAGTTACACGGAAGGCGTGCGGAGGCAGGGGCGTACGCCGGGACGCAACCTCATCTCCCTCGACCGCTTCCCGTGCCCCGCCCCCCTCGCCGCCGAGATCGGCGCCGAACCGGGCGCTCCCGTCTGGCACATGGAGCGCGTCCTGCTCGCCGACGACGAGCGGGTCGGCCTGGAGAGCACCTACGTGTCCGTGTCCCGCGCACCCCGCCTCGACGTCGACTTCGAACCCGACTCGTCCTTCTACGCGTACCTGCGCGAGAGCCTCGGCATCTCCTTCGGCGACGCCGACGAGAGGATCGAGACGGTCCTCGCCACCCCCCGCGAGGCCCTTCTCATCGGGACGCCGCCCGCCCTCCCGATGCTGCTGATCCACCGGCTCTCCCGGGACACGGACCGCAGGCCGCTCGAACGCGTACGCACCCTCTACCGCGGGGACCGGTTCTCCTTCACCACCCACCTCGGCTGACGCGTCCGCCGTGCGCCGCACGAACAGCGATGTCACGGATACGTAACGGGTCTAGTCCAAGCTTGGGTGGCCGTTCACCGTCCCGTTGCCCGCCCGCCCCGCCCGGGTCACCGGCCCCCAGCAGCGTTGCCGCCGTGAGAGTCATCGTCGTAGGAGCCGGCGTGGTGGGAACCATGCACGCCTGGCACGCACTGGACCGCGGCCACGAGGTCGTACAGATCGAGCGAGAGAGCGAGGCGCGGGGCGCGTCGCTGCGCAACTTCGGACAGATATGGGTGAGCGGCCGGGCGGGCGGCGAGGAGCTCGACACCGCCCTGCGCGCCCGCGAACTGTGGGAGGAGATCGGCGCCCGCGTCCCGGGCCTCGGGTTCCGGGCCAACGGCTCCCTCACCCCCGTCCGCAACGACCGCGAGCACGCCGTCGCCGAGTCCGCGCTCGCCCGCACCGACGCGGCCGCCCGCGGGTACAAGCTGCTCACCTCCGACGAGGCACGGGCGCTCAACCCGGCCCTGCGCGGCGAGTTCAGCGGCGCCCTGTGGTGCGAGCGGGACGCGGCCGTCGAGCCGCGCACCGCCCAGCTGAGGCTGCGGGAGGCGCTGTCCGCGTCGCCCCGCTACACCTTCCTGCCCGGCCGCGAGGTCCGTGACGTCGTCGGCGAGAGCGCCGTGCGCGACGACCACGGCGACGTGCACCGCGGCGACGCCGTCGTCCTCGCCACCGGCGCCTGGCTCGGCGGCCTCGTCCGCGAGCTCGCCGGACCCGACCTGCCCGTGCGCCGCGTACGGCTGCAGATGATGCAGACCGAGCCCCTCGGTGAGCCGCTCACCACCTCGGTCGCCGACGCGGACAGCTTCCGCTACTACCCGGCGTACAAGTCGGACGCCCTCGACGCGCTCGACGCCGGGCAGCCGCAGACGCCGACCGCCGCCGCGCACAAGATGCAGCTGCTCATGGTGCAGCGCGAGGACGGCGGCCTCACCATCGGCGACACCCACGAGTACGAGCACCCCTTCGCCTTCGACACCGTCGAGGACCCCTACGAACACCTCACCGAGGTCGTCGAGGGCTTCCTCGGCCGCCCGCTGCCGAAGGTCAGGCGGCGCTGGGCCGGGGTGTACGCGCAGTGCGTCGACACGAGCCGTGTCGTGCACCGGCAGCAGGTGCGCGACGGCGTGTGGCTGGTCACCGGGCCCGGCGGGCGCGGCATGACCTGCTCGCCCGCCATCGCCGAGAAGACCGCCGACGAGCTGGGATGGTGAGGGAGTTGACGACAGACATGCGGGGAACCGCCGCGGACGGCAGCCGGATCGGCCTCGTCGTGCTCGACATGGCCGGGACCACCGTCGCCGACGGAGGCCTCGTCGAGCAGGCCTTCGCCGCCGCCGCGCGCGAACTCGGCGTCGAGCCCGGCTCGGCCGACCACGCCGCGAAACTGGAGTACGTCCGCGCCACCATGGGCGAGTCCAAGATCTCCGTCTTCCGGCACCTGTTCGGCGAGGAGAAGCGCGCGCGGCAGGCGAACGTCGCCTTCGAGAAGGCGTACGGGACGCTCGTCGAGGCCGGCCGCATCGCACCCGTCCCCGGTGCCCGCGAGGCCATCGAGGAGCTCGCGGACGACGGCCGCACCGTCGTCCTCACCACGGGGTTCGCCCGCGTCACCCAGGACGCCATCCTCGACGCGCTCGGGTGGCGGGACCTGGTCGGCCTCACCCTGTGCCCCGCCGACGCGGGCGGCCGCGGGCGCCCCTACCCGGACATGGTGCTCGCCGCCTTCCTGCGGACCGGCGCCGTGGACGGCGTGCGGGACGTCGCCGTCGCGGGCGACACGGCCTACGACATGCTCAGCGGCGTACGCTCCGGCGCCTGTGTGGTCGCGGGAGTGCTCACCGGCGCCCACGACGGCGCCGCGCTGCGCGAGGCGGGCGCCACGCACGTACTCGGCTCCGTCGCCGAACTGCCCGCCGTCCTCCGGGGAGTCGGCTGATGGGCAGCGGCATCCGCTTCGACCGGGTCTCCGTCGCGTACGACGGGAACACCGTCCTCGACTCCCTCGACCTGACCGTGGCGCCCGGCGAGGTCATGGCCCTGCTCGGGCCCTCGGGGTCCGGCAAGACCACCGCGCTGCGGGCCGTCGCGGGGTTCGTGCGGCCCGTGTCCGGGCGGGTGTTCCTCGGGGAGCGCGACGTCACGGACCTGCCGCCGCACCAGCGGGGCATCGGCATGGTCGTCCAGCAGTACGCGCTCTTCCCGCACATGCGGGTCGGGGACAACGTGGCCTTCGGCCTGAGGGCGCGGAAGGCGGCCAAGGGGGACATCGGAGCACGGGTCGCCGAAGCGCTCGACATGGTCGGCATGGCCTCGTACGCCGAGCGGTACCCGCGCGAGCTCTCGGGCGGCCAGCAGCAGCGCGTCGCCATCGCGCGGGCGCTCGCCATCCGGCCCGACGTCCTCCTGCTCGACGAGCCGCTGTCCGCGCTCGACGCACAGCTGCGCTCGGGCATGCTGGGCGAACTCGCGAGCCTGCACCGCGAGTTGCCGGAGGTCTCGATCCTGTACGTCACCCACGACCAGGTCGAGGCGCTCACCCTCGCCGACCGGATCGCCGTCATGGACCGGGCGCGCCTCCGGGACTGCGGGACACCCCAGGAGTTGTACCGGGCGCCGCGTACGGAGTTCACCGCGTCCTTCGTCGGCAACGCGAACCTCCTCGCGGTGACGGTGGGGGCGGACGGGGTGTCCCTCGGCGACGCCCGGCTGAAGGTCGACACGGGGAGCGTGGCCGCCGGGGTGACGGCCACGCTCTGCGTGCGGCCGCATCTGGTCGGACTCGGGGAGGGCCCCAATGCCCTCACCGGTCGGGTCACCGAGGTCCAGTGGCGGGGCGCCACGCATCGGGTGTACGTCGATGTCGCCGGGGAGCGGGTGAAGGCGGACCTCCGGGAACTCCGCGATCCGCCCGCCATCGGTGACGTGGTCACCCTGCACTTCGCGCCCGAGGACGCGGTGCTCCTGGCCGGAGGGGTGACCGATGGGTAGTCCCACGGAACGCCTCACGTCGCGTGAACCGGCACCGGGGGCTGTGCCCACCCGTTCCGCCATGCGGAACGCCTGCCCACAGCAGGGACGGCGGGGACAGCAGGGGAGGCGGGGGCTGCGCATGCCGCGGGTCGTTTGGGTCCTGCCACCCGTTGCCCTGCTCGGGGTCTTCTTTCTCTACCCCCTCTTCCTCGTCGTGCAGCAGTCCGTGCGGCCCGACACCGGCGGGACCTCCCTTCAGCCCTACTCCGACGTGTTCGCCTCCGAGGCGTTCCGGGAGGCGCTCGGGACCACCGTGTGGCTGGCGCTCGGGGCGACCGTCGGGTGTCTCGTGCTCGGGTTCGCGCTCGCGCTGGTCATCGCCTTCGTGCCGTTCCCCGGCGGGAAGGCCGTCGCGAAGTTCATCGACGTGTTCCTGTCCTTCCCGTCCTTCCTGATCACGCTCGCCCTCCTCTTCCTCTACGGGACGAAGGGCATGGCCAACGGCGTGTGGACGGACGCGACCGGCGCCGCCGAGGGGCCGGTCCAGTTCCTGACCACGCCGTGGGGCGTGCTGCTCGCCGAGATCACGTACTTCACGCCCTTCGTGATGCGGCCCCTGCTCGCCGCGTTCTCGCAGATCGACACCGCGCAGATCGAGGTCGCGTCGAGCCTCGGCGCCCGGCCGGCCCGCATCGTGCGCCGCGTCATCCTGCCCGAGGCGCTGCCCGCGCTCGCCGCGGGCGGCAGCCTCGTCCTCGTCATGTGCCTGAACGAGTTCGGGATCGTCCTCTTCACGGGGGCCAAGGGCGTCACGACCCTGCCGATGCTCGTCTACAGCAAGGCCATCCTCGAGTCCGACTACCCGGCCGCCTGCGTCGTCGCCGTCGTCAACATCGTGATCTCCGTGGGCCTCTACGGCCTGTACCGGGTGGTGAGCCGTCGTGTTGGTGCATAGCCGCAAGGGGAAGTGGGCCGTCTGGGTCCTGTTCTTCGTGCTCTTCCTGCCGCTCTTCGCGCTGCCGCTGCTCGTGATCCTCATGGCGTCCTTCGCCGAGCACTGGTCGGGCGCCTTCCCGTCCGGGTTCACCGGCGAGCACTACGCGTCGGCGACGCGGGGCGAGTCGCTGCGGGCCCTCACCACCAGCCTGGTCACCGCCGTCGCCGCCAGCGTGCTCGCGCTCGCCGTGGGGTCCTGGGCCGCGCTCGCCGCCGCCTCCCTGAAGCGGGGCGGCAGGAGGCTCATGGACGCCCTGTTCGTGCTGCCCGTCGCCGTGCCGTCCGTGGTCGTCGGGCTCGCCGTCCTCGTCGCGTTCTCCAAGCCGCCGATGATCCTCAACGGCACGCGGTGGATCGTGATCCTCGCCCACGCCCTCCTCGTCACCGCCTTCGCCCACCAGTCGGTCTCGGCCGCGATCGCGCGGCTCGACCCGGCGTACGAACAGGCGGCCGCGTCG
The window above is part of the Streptomyces venezuelae genome. Proteins encoded here:
- a CDS encoding Gfo/Idh/MocA family oxidoreductase, whose amino-acid sequence is MTGTGPTRPSPGSPLRVGLIGYGLAGSVFHAPLIAATEGLVLDTVVTSNPERQAQARAEFGDDLRCAASADELWDRADELDLIVIASPNKTHVALATAALKAGLPAVVDKPIAGTAAEARELAALADERGLLLSVFQNRRWDNDFRTLRALLDGGELGDVWRFESRFERWRPRPKGGWRESGDPEEIGGLLYDLGSHVVDQALVLFGPAVSVYAESDVRRPGAEADDDTFLAVTHANGVRSHLYVSATTAQLGPRFRVLGSEAGYVKYGLDPQEAALRDGRRPAAGTPWGVEPESMWGRVGSGESPLTGGGSPAPTLPGDYPAYYAAVAAALRGEGENPVSAHEAAAALDVLEAARRSARDGVTVTL
- a CDS encoding ROK family transcriptional regulator gives rise to the protein MNLPALRGHNAALVLDLLRAAGGTGISRLELAERTGLTPQAVSKITARLRAEGLAAEAGRRASTGGKPRTVLRLVPGAGHAVGLHLDRDELTAVLVDLTGTVVAERRAPLAFGAGARAVVEAAAGEVRELLDAAGRGEGAGPVSGVGVALPGPLDHVEGVLHRVTGFPEWDGFPLRDALEERLGLPVTVDKDTNAAALGLALAGAADSFAYVHLGTGLGAGLVLGGAVHRGARTGAGEFGHQVLQLDGPRCECGDRGCVEALCLAAVARGEVEEAARVLGTAAGNLVGLLDIDRVLLGGRTVFAAEDVFVRGVGAVVAERVRRGGGRGGGGADGGADGGADGATQGPVPVPVSLAPGGERAVAEGAAQLVLAPVFGRADVAFPARRGGRG
- a CDS encoding GntR family transcriptional regulator; its protein translation is MDNLTPEPPAHLLTQAPGAPIRSGIPEHGRIPKYYAVKARIAGLIEELGDGQTLPTERDLAERYEVARETVRQALRELLLEGRLRRQGRGTVVAGPKLEQPLSLASYTEGVRRQGRTPGRNLISLDRFPCPAPLAAEIGAEPGAPVWHMERVLLADDERVGLESTYVSVSRAPRLDVDFEPDSSFYAYLRESLGISFGDADERIETVLATPREALLIGTPPALPMLLIHRLSRDTDRRPLERVRTLYRGDRFSFTTHLG
- a CDS encoding TIGR03364 family FAD-dependent oxidoreductase: MRVIVVGAGVVGTMHAWHALDRGHEVVQIERESEARGASLRNFGQIWVSGRAGGEELDTALRARELWEEIGARVPGLGFRANGSLTPVRNDREHAVAESALARTDAAARGYKLLTSDEARALNPALRGEFSGALWCERDAAVEPRTAQLRLREALSASPRYTFLPGREVRDVVGESAVRDDHGDVHRGDAVVLATGAWLGGLVRELAGPDLPVRRVRLQMMQTEPLGEPLTTSVADADSFRYYPAYKSDALDALDAGQPQTPTAAAHKMQLLMVQREDGGLTIGDTHEYEHPFAFDTVEDPYEHLTEVVEGFLGRPLPKVRRRWAGVYAQCVDTSRVVHRQQVRDGVWLVTGPGGRGMTCSPAIAEKTADELGW
- a CDS encoding phosphonatase-like hydrolase, with the translated sequence MRGTAADGSRIGLVVLDMAGTTVADGGLVEQAFAAAARELGVEPGSADHAAKLEYVRATMGESKISVFRHLFGEEKRARQANVAFEKAYGTLVEAGRIAPVPGAREAIEELADDGRTVVLTTGFARVTQDAILDALGWRDLVGLTLCPADAGGRGRPYPDMVLAAFLRTGAVDGVRDVAVAGDTAYDMLSGVRSGACVVAGVLTGAHDGAALREAGATHVLGSVAELPAVLRGVG
- a CDS encoding ABC transporter ATP-binding protein — encoded protein: MGSGIRFDRVSVAYDGNTVLDSLDLTVAPGEVMALLGPSGSGKTTALRAVAGFVRPVSGRVFLGERDVTDLPPHQRGIGMVVQQYALFPHMRVGDNVAFGLRARKAAKGDIGARVAEALDMVGMASYAERYPRELSGGQQQRVAIARALAIRPDVLLLDEPLSALDAQLRSGMLGELASLHRELPEVSILYVTHDQVEALTLADRIAVMDRARLRDCGTPQELYRAPRTEFTASFVGNANLLAVTVGADGVSLGDARLKVDTGSVAAGVTATLCVRPHLVGLGEGPNALTGRVTEVQWRGATHRVYVDVAGERVKADLRELRDPPAIGDVVTLHFAPEDAVLLAGGVTDG
- a CDS encoding 2-aminoethylphosphonate ABC transporter permease subunit; translated protein: MPRVVWVLPPVALLGVFFLYPLFLVVQQSVRPDTGGTSLQPYSDVFASEAFREALGTTVWLALGATVGCLVLGFALALVIAFVPFPGGKAVAKFIDVFLSFPSFLITLALLFLYGTKGMANGVWTDATGAAEGPVQFLTTPWGVLLAEITYFTPFVMRPLLAAFSQIDTAQIEVASSLGARPARIVRRVILPEALPALAAGGSLVLVMCLNEFGIVLFTGAKGVTTLPMLVYSKAILESDYPAACVVAVVNIVISVGLYGLYRVVSRRVGA
- a CDS encoding ABC transporter permease — encoded protein: MLVHSRKGKWAVWVLFFVLFLPLFALPLLVILMASFAEHWSGAFPSGFTGEHYASATRGESLRALTTSLVTAVAASVLALAVGSWAALAAASLKRGGRRLMDALFVLPVAVPSVVVGLAVLVAFSKPPMILNGTRWIVILAHALLVTAFAHQSVSAAIARLDPAYEQAAASLGARPSYVLWKVRLPLLLPSLNAAAGLCFALSMGELSATMMLYPPDWMPLPVRIYAATDRGSTFTGAAVAVVLMAATLLVLLAVSRIRTRASYR